In Triticum aestivum cultivar Chinese Spring chromosome 5B, IWGSC CS RefSeq v2.1, whole genome shotgun sequence, the following proteins share a genomic window:
- the LOC123115219 gene encoding U-box domain-containing protein 36 — translation MEPPGSGAEPVEDDHIQETAHGRCKSNASSNGAPSAAVPPPPRATPLHLERRRREQAGGGADGSSSAAAGADRKGKGTLPPKAIPSPPSSAGSSSSSTPSLNYAAAFRAGAFGGRESSTAAGGSKARVTWSDPAATETREVPNAAAHPFGPKLVSTQRLVKEQAAVDKEKSRREQQFNSFRAEEAMHRKEQSVNQSYKQWLNDEVAVKWSDNDDDGVPYPLHAEFCGDSYSSQRREWTDVRIVRRLRGLRLQERLAARNHFRALRDSQRAGGRKPSTLFRLAMDNLRDAELVEECTRDCDTPEYLTCPLSGELMIDPVTIATGKTFDRQYLKDWFEKNGHICPVTGEPVSGAIVRNERIRGYLREWEESKMEQITKV, via the exons ATGGAACCGCCCGGTTCAGGAGCGGAACCGGTCGAGGACGACCACATCCAAGAAACGGCCCACGGGCGCTGCAAGTCCAACGCCTCCTCCAATGGGGCCCCGAGCGCTGCTGTGCCGCCACCTCCCCGCGCGACGCCCCTCCACCTCGAGCGACGCCGCCGCGAGCAGGCCGGAGGCGGCGCCGATGGGTCGAGCTCCGCCGCGGCGGGGGCCGACCGGAAGGGCAAGGGGACGCTGCCGCCCAAGGCCATTCCTTCTCCTCCGAGCTCCGCGGGCAGCAGCAGCTCCTCCACCCCCTCCCTCAACTACGCCGCCGCATTCAGAGCCGGGGCCTTCGGAGGCAGGGAGTCGAGCACCGCGGCGGGCGGCAGCAAGGCGCGGGTGACGTGGAGCGACCccgcggcgacggagacgagggagGTGCCCAACGCGGCGGCGCATCCGTTCGGCCCCAAGTTGGTGTCCACGCAGCGGCTGGTGAAAGAGCAGGCGGCGGTCGATAAGGAGAAGAGCCGACGGGAACAGCAG TTCAACTCGTTCCGTGCGGAAGAGGCGATGCATAGGAAGGAGCAG TCTGTAAATCAGTCATACAAGCAGTGGCTCAATGATGAGGTTGCGGTAAAATGgtctgataatgatgatgat GGAGTCCCGTACCCTTTGCATGCTGAATTTTGTGGAGATTCTTACTCGTCACAAAGAAGGGAATGGACTGACGTAAGAATTGTGAGAAGACTGCGAGGGCTGCGTCTCCAAGAGAGGCTTGCTGCTCGCAATCATTTCAGAGCGTTGCGTGATAGTCAGCGAGCGGGCGGGCGCAAGCCTAGCACCCTATTCAGGCTTGCAATGGATAACCTTAGGGATGCCGAGCTTGTAGAGGAGTGTACCAGGGATTGTGATACTCCAGAATATCTTACTTGTCCACTATCGGGCGAGCTTATGATTGACCCGGTGACAATTGCCACGGGGAAG ACATTTGACCGACAGTACCTCAAGGATTGGTTTGAGAAGAACGGGCATATCTGTCCTGTGACCGGCGAGCCTGTTTCAGGTGCCATTGTCCGGAACGAGCGTATCCGAGGGTACTTGCGCGAGTGGGAAGAATCCAAGATGGAGCAGATCACGAAGGTCTGA